One region of Campylobacter concisus genomic DNA includes:
- a CDS encoding FTR1 family iron permease → MNKFLKFILIMLLPIWLVAKNDDYEQVAAQIKESLQKVITEYRAGNVEQAVSDTQNAYFGLFEDVEAGIRINLGQKKAYSMEKQFGEIRKAIKAGEAPDDVQKRIDQINSEIAEVLPVILKGHRLVGEYSDSPAQAAATDYDTSKFIPEWKVAFTNLSADLDKAIASYESDKQDDAKSAIQDAKFTDYRNTQLEIAIRQHIENGKSIDSDIQRKMGEAISGITNGISKDDFKTKLDEIKKLAYEAISKLPADTAKLAKVDMSDVEAASEEDSGVNYTKVVQNINDKIQAAITLYKNGDAKKAMGDIQDIYFDEFEGSGMENKVGAIDVNLKTAIEATFGNLVALMKSGADEKTLEESASKMSSQLAAALEKTNGSSSPWTLFIWALTIILREGFEALIIVAAVVAYLVKTGNAKAMGKVVYSSVGVAVILSFVMAWIMNVIFGEAAGQKRELMEGITMLVAVGLLFYVGFWLLSNAGAKKWNDYIKSHVSESISSGSSTALWWTVFLAVFREGAETVLFYQALIFDAKDSAGYSMIAAGFVVGLIVLLIVYFLFKIFAVKIPIKPFFIFTSAIIFYMSIVFVGKGVGELVEGKIFIPTIIKGLSFPDWMRDWLGLMPYYESLVPQIIMVLALIIGIVIMKSKQNKN, encoded by the coding sequence ATGAATAAATTCTTAAAATTTATACTAATTATGTTGTTGCCTATTTGGCTCGTGGCAAAAAATGACGACTATGAGCAGGTCGCAGCTCAGATAAAAGAGTCGCTACAAAAAGTAATAACAGAGTATAGAGCTGGCAATGTTGAACAAGCAGTCAGTGATACTCAAAATGCTTATTTTGGCTTATTTGAAGATGTCGAAGCTGGCATCAGAATAAATTTAGGTCAGAAAAAAGCTTACTCAATGGAGAAGCAGTTTGGCGAGATCAGAAAGGCGATAAAAGCAGGTGAAGCGCCTGATGATGTTCAAAAAAGAATTGACCAGATAAATAGCGAGATCGCTGAAGTTCTACCGGTTATTTTAAAAGGACATAGGCTAGTTGGTGAGTATTCAGACAGCCCAGCTCAAGCTGCTGCAACTGACTATGATACTTCTAAATTTATCCCTGAGTGGAAGGTAGCATTTACAAATTTATCAGCCGATCTAGATAAAGCAATAGCAAGCTATGAGAGTGATAAGCAAGATGATGCTAAAAGTGCTATCCAAGATGCTAAATTTACAGACTACAGAAATACTCAACTTGAAATCGCTATTCGCCAGCATATAGAAAATGGTAAAAGCATAGATTCTGATATCCAAAGAAAGATGGGCGAAGCGATCAGCGGCATCACAAATGGTATAAGCAAAGATGATTTTAAAACTAAGCTAGATGAGATCAAAAAGCTAGCATATGAGGCAATCTCAAAACTACCAGCTGATACTGCAAAACTTGCAAAAGTTGATATGAGCGATGTAGAAGCAGCTTCTGAAGAAGATAGTGGTGTAAATTATACCAAAGTCGTTCAAAACATAAACGACAAAATTCAAGCTGCTATCACACTTTATAAAAATGGTGATGCAAAAAAAGCCATGGGCGATATCCAAGACATCTACTTTGATGAGTTTGAAGGTAGCGGCATGGAGAATAAAGTAGGCGCAATAGATGTAAATTTAAAAACAGCTATCGAAGCTACATTTGGCAACCTCGTAGCCCTTATGAAATCAGGCGCAGATGAAAAAACACTTGAAGAGAGTGCAAGCAAAATGTCATCTCAGCTAGCAGCCGCACTTGAGAAAACTAATGGTTCAAGCTCACCTTGGACGCTATTTATCTGGGCGCTAACTATCATCTTAAGAGAGGGCTTTGAAGCTCTTATCATCGTTGCAGCCGTCGTTGCATACCTTGTAAAAACTGGCAATGCAAAAGCTATGGGTAAGGTCGTATATAGTTCAGTTGGCGTGGCTGTCATCTTAAGCTTTGTTATGGCGTGGATCATGAACGTCATCTTTGGCGAGGCAGCAGGTCAAAAAAGAGAGCTTATGGAAGGCATCACAATGCTTGTTGCAGTGGGACTTCTATTTTATGTTGGTTTCTGGCTTCTTTCAAATGCTGGCGCTAAAAAATGGAACGACTACATCAAATCACATGTATCTGAGTCTATCTCAAGTGGCTCAAGTACAGCGCTTTGGTGGACTGTATTTTTAGCCGTATTTAGAGAGGGCGCTGAGACAGTGCTATTTTATCAAGCACTTATCTTTGACGCAAAAGACTCAGCTGGCTACTCAATGATCGCAGCTGGCTTTGTCGTAGGTCTTATCGTTCTTTTGATAGTCTATTTCTTATTTAAAATTTTTGCTGTTAAAATTCCTATTAAACCATTTTTTATATTTACATCAGCGATCATCTTTTACATGTCGATCGTCTTTGTTGGCAAAGGCGTTGGTGAGTTAGTTGAGGGTAAAATTTTCATCCCAACTATCATAAAAGGACTTAGCTTCCCTGACTGGATGAGAGACTGGCTAGGACTTATGCCATATTATGAGAGCTTAGTACCTCAGATCATTATGGTGCTTGCCCTAATTATAGGCATAGTTATCATGAAATCAAAACAAAATAAAAATTAA
- a CDS encoding Fe-S-containing protein yields MSIYFYQVFLALLGFTLFAALNNKDKSLKTLFLPSLFGVVAGIFIFKVVRHALVDDQFKIFIDLVTLVFLLISILWIFLELKIAKIVTFFILGIGFGFGYSSSSVLFPLFGGELLDTLSVISFFLMIFAMILLVFLFFFISNLKSSISPLIAKILAIITLVFLLIDRSSQTALELLRAGALKISSELNSQILSVSAKGIYVSEFGTYFYIFVILLLCITALFFMPKSIDKNKFGSIKYRFTKAIRENISDNAKFAFCSILIALGFSLYYDLYASRPPEISEPVLVEPVGDKFIFDVDMLKDNELHRFAYITDEGKQIRFFLLNRFSDRVSPVIVFDSCMICGDMGYIKRGNDLICISCNVRIFLPSVGKEGGCNPIPMPFIFDGKNIIVDYKTITDGANFFSKVVEKMVLDPVSRKKVSNLESRSYLYYGRTYFFENNETQAKFEANPEKYVEINGTLK; encoded by the coding sequence ATGTCAATTTATTTCTATCAGGTCTTTTTAGCCCTCCTTGGATTTACGCTTTTTGCTGCCTTAAATAACAAGGATAAAAGTTTAAAAACACTCTTTTTACCGTCACTTTTTGGAGTCGTAGCTGGCATATTTATTTTTAAAGTCGTTCGTCACGCACTTGTAGATGATCAGTTTAAAATTTTCATCGATTTAGTGACGCTAGTTTTTCTACTAATTAGCATTTTATGGATATTTCTTGAGCTTAAGATAGCAAAAATTGTAACGTTTTTTATTTTAGGCATCGGCTTTGGCTTTGGCTATAGTTCAAGCAGTGTGTTATTCCCGCTATTTGGTGGTGAGCTACTAGATACGCTTTCGGTCATTAGCTTCTTTCTAATGATATTTGCAATGATTTTGCTCGTATTTTTATTCTTTTTTATTTCGAATTTAAAATCTAGCATTTCTCCATTAATAGCTAAAATTTTAGCTATTATCACTTTAGTTTTCTTACTAATAGATAGAAGTTCTCAGACAGCGCTTGAGCTTTTACGTGCTGGGGCTTTAAAAATAAGTAGTGAGTTAAACTCTCAGATTCTATCTGTTAGTGCAAAAGGTATTTACGTATCAGAATTTGGTACTTATTTTTATATCTTTGTGATCTTACTTTTATGCATCACCGCACTTTTCTTTATGCCAAAAAGTATTGATAAAAATAAATTTGGTTCTATCAAATACCGCTTTACAAAAGCCATTAGAGAAAATATTTCTGATAATGCAAAATTTGCATTTTGTAGTATTTTGATAGCACTTGGATTTTCGCTCTATTATGATCTTTACGCATCTCGTCCACCTGAAATTTCAGAGCCAGTCTTGGTTGAGCCAGTGGGAGATAAATTTATATTTGATGTTGATATGCTAAAAGATAATGAACTTCACAGATTTGCTTATATAACAGACGAGGGCAAACAGATAAGATTTTTCTTATTAAACCGCTTTAGCGACCGTGTATCACCTGTTATCGTCTTTGATTCATGCATGATATGTGGCGATATGGGCTATATAAAAAGAGGAAATGACCTTATTTGTATCTCTTGTAATGTTAGAATTTTCTTGCCATCAGTTGGCAAAGAGGGTGGTTGCAATCCGATACCAATGCCATTTATCTTTGATGGCAAAAATATCATAGTTGATTATAAAACTATTACAGATGGAGCAAATTTCTTTAGTAAGGTTGTCGAAAAGATGGTGCTTGACCCAGTTAGTCGCAAAAAAGTGAGCAATCTTGAGTCAAGATCATATTTATACTACGGACGCACATATTTCTTTGAAAATAACGAAACTCAGGCGAAATTTGAAGCAAATCCAGAAAAATATGTAGAAATAAATGGAACGTTAAAATGA
- a CDS encoding iron transporter, which produces MNKILSSALALSLVAGFALAGEHPIGEPVEANGMEIAAVYLQPIDMEPKGIDLAPSLADFHLEADIHAIAGNKNGFGEGEWIPYLKINYELKNLDNGKVKKGTFMPMVASDGPHYGANVKMDTGVGNYELKFHIDNPEKQGFGRHADKESGVGKWFEPFTTTYKFQWTGGPVK; this is translated from the coding sequence ATGAATAAAATTCTTAGTTCAGCTCTAGCACTTAGCCTAGTAGCTGGTTTTGCACTTGCTGGAGAGCACCCAATTGGCGAGCCTGTAGAGGCTAATGGCATGGAGATAGCTGCAGTTTATTTGCAACCAATCGACATGGAACCAAAGGGTATTGACCTAGCTCCAAGCCTAGCTGATTTTCACCTAGAAGCTGACATACACGCTATTGCTGGTAATAAAAACGGCTTTGGCGAAGGTGAGTGGATCCCATACCTAAAGATTAACTACGAGCTAAAAAACCTTGATAACGGCAAAGTTAAAAAAGGTACCTTTATGCCAATGGTTGCAAGCGATGGCCCACACTACGGTGCTAACGTAAAAATGGATACAGGCGTAGGCAACTATGAGCTTAAATTCCACATTGATAATCCAGAAAAACAAGGTTTTGGTCGCCACGCTGACAAAGAGAGCGGTGTTGGTAAATGGTTTGAGCCTTTCACAACAACTTATAAATTTCAATGGACAGGTGGTCCTGTTAAATAA